Proteins encoded together in one Anabaena sphaerica FACHB-251 window:
- a CDS encoding Rieske 2Fe-2S domain-containing protein yields MNETFSLKFLGHAGILVKAYGVTLLCDPWMSESGAFLHSWHQFPPNDFIERQSLYDADYLYISHDHEDHFDKYFLKNFPKHKVTVIVADFLSDTFAKEIADLGFPRIWCLKDWEQCNLADSFSIVVVKDQSLYKIDSALLIQVGNTNILHKNDCHIPDEDISKYRDYGIDLLFAQFSGAMWYPATYTYEAKKQQRVATKLKQNLISSFVDFANSICAKQIFHCAGPACFLEDEIFHLNFQENSIFHDQWDVYPELSQRLNGNLHLLLPGDDVVLFDEKELHIRHQTTTLNFSEKASLLKEYQHKRTAVIQSYLKSLPQADQDFVQKFTNYVQQLFCKSDYLTKKVNALVKFTLIGTNNGCVYVDTRNQLFAVFQSSAEMPNYEFTIETAIANLLVKGEETWENLFLSMRFKAKRNPDIYNWPLFAVLRYGHEPKLIAQIENVMRAAENEKILVRDENQEYQVQRYCPHAGADLTHAKIQDNKLVCPRHHWVFDLAAQGKCVSGGNMPLKIYDLC; encoded by the coding sequence ATGAATGAAACTTTTTCGTTAAAATTCCTCGGTCACGCTGGTATACTTGTAAAAGCCTATGGTGTGACTTTACTGTGTGACCCTTGGATGAGTGAAAGTGGTGCTTTCCTGCACAGCTGGCATCAGTTTCCACCAAATGATTTTATTGAACGGCAGTCTTTATATGATGCGGATTATCTATATATCAGTCATGACCATGAGGACCACTTTGACAAATATTTCCTCAAGAATTTTCCCAAGCACAAAGTAACGGTAATCGTTGCTGACTTTTTATCAGATACTTTTGCCAAAGAAATTGCCGATCTAGGCTTTCCACGAATTTGGTGTCTGAAAGATTGGGAACAGTGTAATCTAGCCGATAGCTTCAGCATCGTTGTTGTTAAAGACCAGTCATTATACAAGATAGATTCGGCATTACTAATTCAAGTAGGCAACACAAATATCTTGCACAAAAACGATTGTCATATCCCAGACGAGGATATTTCCAAATATAGAGATTATGGCATCGATCTTTTATTTGCTCAATTTTCAGGAGCAATGTGGTACCCAGCTACCTACACCTATGAAGCTAAAAAACAGCAAAGGGTAGCAACAAAGCTCAAACAAAATCTGATCAGTAGTTTTGTTGACTTTGCTAATAGCATCTGTGCCAAACAGATTTTTCATTGTGCTGGGCCTGCTTGCTTTTTGGAAGATGAAATCTTTCATCTAAATTTTCAGGAAAACAGCATTTTCCATGACCAGTGGGATGTATATCCAGAACTGTCTCAAAGGCTAAATGGCAATTTGCACTTGCTTTTACCAGGGGATGATGTGGTATTATTTGATGAGAAGGAGCTTCACATCAGGCATCAAACTACAACTTTAAATTTTTCTGAAAAAGCGTCGCTGCTGAAAGAATATCAGCACAAAAGAACTGCTGTAATCCAATCATATCTGAAGAGTTTACCGCAGGCTGATCAGGATTTTGTGCAGAAATTTACAAACTATGTTCAGCAACTTTTCTGTAAAAGTGATTATCTGACCAAGAAAGTCAATGCTTTAGTCAAGTTCACTTTGATTGGTACAAATAATGGTTGTGTGTATGTTGACACCCGCAATCAGCTTTTTGCAGTTTTTCAATCTTCAGCAGAAATGCCTAATTATGAGTTTACTATTGAAACTGCGATCGCCAATCTGCTGGTGAAGGGAGAAGAGACATGGGAGAATTTATTTTTAAGCATGAGGTTTAAAGCAAAACGTAACCCAGATATCTACAACTGGCCTTTATTTGCTGTACTGCGTTACGGTCATGAACCCAAGCTGATTGCTCAAATTGAAAATGTGATGAGAGCAGCGGAGAATGAAAAAATCTTGGTCAGAGATGAGAATCAAGAATACCAGGTTCAACGCTATTGTCCTCATGCAGGGGCTGATCTTACCCATGCCAAAATCCAAGATAACAAGTTAGTTTGTCCACGACATCATTGGGTATTTGACCTTGCTGCACAAGGTAAATGTGTTAGCGGCGGTAATATGCCTCTGAAAATTTATGACCTTTGTTAA